ctctcttcctctccacccatctcttccttccctctccttccccctccatCTCCCACCCTCCTGCTGGGCCTGCCCACAGGATCTGCCAGTGTGTAGAAGGTGCTCAGGGTTTAGGGAGCcccagtcagacacgactaaaccaGGGCGGGCCTCGGTGGGATGTTCTGACAAGCTGGGCTGGGTGGTACTGGCACCTGTGAGGCTGTAGCAGCAGGGGGCGCTGTGCCCCTGACCAGAACCAggcagagggggtggggtggaggagctTTCTTGCCCAATCTCTCCCCTCTTCCATCTTCCTCCCTGCCCCGCTGGCAACCAGAGGGTAAGAGAGAGAGTCCCTTGATGTAAGCCATGAAGGTCAGCTCCCCAGGCAGAGAGAGGGTCGGAGGGTGGATCTGGAGGATCACGTAGAGAGTGACCAGCCTGCTTCTCCGGCTGGGACAGCCCGGTCAGATGGTTCCACCACAGTTACTGACATCCTCagttcctttctcccttgcccaACCATTTGCCTTCTATTTTCCTGCTTCCAAGGTGGCTGGAGAATGTCATACACTTAGACAGGCTTGTGGCAGTTGGCCTTGGCTGAGCCGCTGGTGTTGGAAGCTTGGCAGTTCTCGCGCTCATTGCCCTGAAGCCCCAGCTCTGCCTACTTGTATTTCACtcagcctcccttccctcctctttgACCCTCCCTTATCCACTTCCCTCTGGTCTTGGAGAAAACTGGATCACTCCTCTCCAGGGCTCTTCCTCCCCTCTGCATCGGGCACCTTCGGCTGGCCCTCAAGGATGCTGAGACAGGAGTCTTTTTCTCACACGGTGCCTCTGCGCCCTCAATCTGTCTGCTCGGTCCAGACTGCTCGGGCAAGCTGCCTCTTCCCTTTGTCTGCATCATCAGCAACCACTTGCACGTGTTCTCACCCAACCAGCCTTCTGACTGCACCATGCCCTGAAACTGTCATCCTGTAGGCCTCCTATATGCCAAGCCCCAGCCTCTCTTTACAATCTTGTTTTGATAAGACACCTTCTTGTTGTTAACCTGTCTCCTTGCCTCCCCAAATTAAGCTTCCTCAACCTTGCCTTTCAGCCTCTTGGCTTTTCTCCCTCTGCTGGAAGTTGGATCTCAGCTCCATTTCCATCACTCAAGTCCCACTGGAGCCTTCTTTCTGCTTCCAGCCCACTCTCCCCAGCTAATCTGTCCAACCCGATCTGCACCTCATGATTCTTCAGGGCCTGCAAAATCAAGTTATCCAGACTCACCTTTCTCCTCCAAGCACCCCCTTCCTCTCCTTGTCTTCTCTGCTAACAAACCTTAAGGGACTCCCCTTCTCCCAGATAAATGAAGGCCAAATACCCTTGCAAGTCTTTGGCATTCCAACCACAACTTATCCTTTGCTGTTTTTCCAAAGGCCTCTCTGCTTTTTCCCTTTGGAGATTTTAGGACCAGTCCTGACACCTGCCTCCTGGGGTGGTAAGTTAATCGTTCTCCCCATCATGTATTCTCACAGCACTTTAGACAAATTCTAAGGAGCTGGGTTTGGATCCAGTTTTTATTAGCTCTGTGACCTCGGCCAAatagcttaacctctctgaacctctgtaAGGTGATAATCTGAGTCCAGAAATAACCCTATACATTAGTGGTCAACATTCAACAGGGCACAAAGACAACGGGAAAAATAGTTTTTCGACAAataggaaatgtccagaataggcaaattcgtagacagaaagtagattagtggttgtcaggagcggggggagtggggggagagAAGAGGGGGTGAATGCTAATGGGTACTGACTTTTGAGAATGTTCTGGATTAGTGATAACGATTGCAAACCTTTGTGCATTTACtagaaaccactgaattgtacacttcgAGAATGAATTTTgcagtatataaattatatctggatttttagaaattaagtacacaaagaaagaaaaaggtccATTTCATAGGGTAGTTGTGAGGCTCAATTGATGCCAAGTATGGGAGTGCCTGTGCTGCCTTTGATGCTGAAAGGGTGGCTGTGTATTCACCTTTCTTTCCCACTAGAGTGTcagttaggcttcccaggtggctcagtggtaaagaatctgcctgcaatgcaggagacccgggttcgatccctgggtcgggaagatcccctggagaaagaaatggcaacccattccagtattcttgcctggagaattccatggatagaggaacctgataggttacagtccatggggtcacaaagaagatACAatttagctactaaaccaccacccaccCTCAGAGAACACTATCCCAGTGACAAAGCTAGACGATGAGGCCAACATCACAAGCCCAGTCAGCCTGACTCGTTCTCCCCATGCCGACTGTCACCATCACTGCATCAGGGATCGACCATCTCAGTGTACAAAAGCAAGGGGGTGGGAAGCTAGTATTAACAGATAGCTATTTCTGACATAAAAATTACCCACACTTCCCTCAAAAACACAGCAAAGAAATAAGACCAGCCAACTATGGGAGGAGAAGCCAATGTAATAGCTAGTCTTTACTGGAAAGAAGAAATTCCACATGATATTCTGAGTGCATCAGTGCAATGGCTCAGTGGGCCAGCTGGTGCGGCACCAGCTTGTAATGGGTTCCACAGCTGGGGCATCGCTGGGCCTCGCCTTTGTGCAGCCAGAACCAGATGACAGTACTGTTGTCTTCTTCACCTGAAAGAAAAAAGGTAGCTGAAGGCCATGCAGCCTAGAAGAACTTTCACCGTTAACCTACTGCCCTCAGACACCTCTGAGATGCAAATAAAGTTATGGTTGACACCTTAAGGTCAGTTCAAGCtgatcccatttttcagatgaaggaactgaggccAAGTTTACCTCTGAGTAAACTGACCTCTGATCAGTTCCTTATTAGGTTCTCACAGTTCCCTGCCTGTGTAGAATCCCAAAGCTGGGTCCATTTTGGCATGTACACCTAGTGCCTGACGTGTCTGGCAAAGAGAAAGTACAGTATTTTCTAGATGAATATTTCTGCACGCCACCTCTCCACTGAGGCAGTATTATTGATGTTCCAGGCCTCTTTACAGTGAGGGTGACCTACTTTGGCAAAGGGGCCTGAGGATCAAAACCTTTAAAACATTTATCCATATATCTTTACACATATACAGTCACGGACAACAGATGGGAAAAAACTAGTAGACATCTTCCATACTAAACAGATATTAAACTAAACAAATGGGtgagacttcctggtggtctagtggctaagactccgtgctcgcaatgcaggggggcctgggttccatccttggtcaggaaactgaatcctgtatgctgcaactaaaagatctcaCATGCGGTAACAAAGATCCCGAGagacacaactaagacctggcagagccaagtaagtaaacattaaaaataaataaatataaacagagacttcccaggtggttcagtggttaagaatctgtgcttccaatgcagggggcgtgggttccacccctggttggggaactatgatcccacattctgcacagccaaaaaataaataagcaaacaaacaaaagggtAAGAAAATAGTAGAGAAGCACTTACAGATGCAGCCCACTATCCGCTTGTTGGTGATGGAGGGGACTAAATTAGGGTCGTCCTTGGTACCTGAGGTTGCCTTTGGGGCAAGTATATTGTATGGAtcctggaaaaaacaaaataaagggtCTATTATGCCAAATGATCCCTACCCTCTAGGGACTACCAACACTGTTCCCAAAAGCCAGGTTTCCTGGAGGGAAGGCTCCCCAGAGAGAAGGCTGCTCTGATCCCATCCAAGGCAATGAACTCTCCCAGAAGGCATGGAACATTCTTCTCACCTGTCCCTTGCGAGCAGCCAGCATGACCTCCCTCTCTAGCCCAGTCGCCTGCTCTTCATCAGTAGGAACACcacctaaaagaaaataaaataatgatgtc
This DNA window, taken from Bubalus kerabau isolate K-KA32 ecotype Philippines breed swamp buffalo chromosome 11, PCC_UOA_SB_1v2, whole genome shotgun sequence, encodes the following:
- the LOC129622762 gene encoding cytochrome c oxidase subunit 5B, mitochondrial isoform X2, with translation MASRLLRGAGALASRALRARGPNGVSVVRSMASGGGVPTDEEQATGLEREVMLAARKGQDPYNILAPKATSGTKDDPNLVPSITNKRIVGCICEEDNSTVIWFWLHKGEAQRCPSCGTHYKLVPHQLAH
- the LOC129622762 gene encoding cytochrome c oxidase subunit 5B, mitochondrial isoform X1; this translates as MASRLLRGAGALASRALRARGPNGVSVVRSMASGGTRRQRAPLPSRGGVPTDEEQATGLEREVMLAARKGQDPYNILAPKATSGTKDDPNLVPSITNKRIVGCICEEDNSTVIWFWLHKGEAQRCPSCGTHYKLVPHQLAH